Proteins encoded by one window of Arachis ipaensis cultivar K30076 chromosome B04, Araip1.1, whole genome shotgun sequence:
- the LOC107636517 gene encoding 65-kDa microtubule-associated protein 3-like, translating to MKVISKQEVLYGSKPSPKANSAKKLSRQSSTTGSGRRTSLGASSKPEAKATHSYFSSAKTGVDIAHSPLEKNLFGSGSVRKIDSPSARQPFSPISSTESSKANSANTTDELKMQQTEELVKTLTLYNMPFTSPSKTSTVVDEENKTPKAMPFSLFSSTLPPNSSNESDIQTQNLQKTITLHNLPFSTPSKTATETVVDEGYNTPKVMAIPVPTTPSSVPFGGYSAQETEYSFEERRLGCVFE from the exons ATGAAAGTGATCTCTAAACAGGAAGTACTATATGGGTCAAAACCAAGCCCAAAGGCTAATAGTGCAAAAAAGCTTTCAAGGCAGTCAAGTACAACTGGATCTGGTAGAAGAACCTCCCTTGGTGCAAGTTCAAAACCGGAAGCGAAAGCTACTCACTCATATTTCTCATCAG CTAAAACAGGAGTTGATATTGCTCATTCTCCTTTGGAAAAGAACTTATTTGGTAGTGGAAGTGTTCGCAAGATAGATTCTCCTTCAGCGAGACAACCTTTTTCACCCATCTCTTCGACAGAATCATCAAAAGCAAACTCAGCAAATACCAcagatgaactaaaaatgcagCAGACTGAGGAGTTGGTGAAAACATTAACACTTTACAATATGCCATTCACTAGTCCCTCAAAGACATCAACAGTGGTAGATGAAGAGAATAAAACCCCAAAAGCAATgccattttctctcttctcttcaacATTACCACCAAATTCCTCAAATGAATCAGATATACAGACTCAGAATTTACAGAAAACAATAACACTACACAATTTGCCATTCTCTACTCCTTCAAAGACAGCAACAGAAACAGTGGTAGATGAAGGGTATAACACTCCAAAGGTAATGGCTATTCCTGTTCCAACTACACCTTCATCAGTTCCTTTTGGAGGATACTCGGCTCAAGAAACTGAATATTCCTTTGAGGAAAGAAGGCTTGGTTGTGTGTTTGAATGA